A single genomic interval of Lewinellaceae bacterium harbors:
- a CDS encoding threonine/serine dehydratase, whose amino-acid sequence MSERLPLLNDVPTREQIEIIHRGIGHLVQPTPALNYRFLDRDLGCSLYFKAEQFHEIGAFKLRGATSAALALTEENRAKGIATHSSGNHAQATACIAHQLGIPAYIVMPSNAPKVKIEATRGFGAEITFCEPTQQAREAALDKICQETGAYFIHPYNNYNVIAGQATAAKELLEEVPDLDMIVAPVGGGGLLSGTALWSHYAGSGVKVFGAEPQAVDDAFRSMHAGSIQGNTSTNTLADGLKTTLGEYTFPLIKKYVSEILTVSEPEIIDAMAMLWKRLKLVTEPSGSVPFAAVLKHTQQFAGKRIGIILSGGNVDMENLPFAR is encoded by the coding sequence ATGTCGGAACGATTGCCTTTATTGAATGATGTCCCTACCCGCGAGCAAATTGAAATCATCCACCGGGGAATTGGTCATTTGGTACAGCCCACACCAGCCCTGAACTACCGGTTTCTTGACCGGGATCTGGGTTGCAGTCTGTATTTCAAAGCTGAACAGTTTCACGAGATTGGGGCTTTTAAATTGCGAGGGGCCACCAGTGCGGCCCTTGCGCTGACTGAAGAGAACCGGGCAAAAGGTATTGCGACGCATTCTTCCGGTAACCATGCTCAGGCTACTGCCTGCATTGCGCACCAGTTAGGTATTCCGGCTTATATTGTAATGCCTTCCAATGCACCGAAAGTAAAAATAGAAGCCACGAGGGGATTTGGTGCTGAGATCACCTTTTGCGAACCCACCCAGCAAGCCCGGGAGGCAGCCCTGGACAAAATATGTCAGGAGACGGGGGCTTATTTTATACACCCTTACAATAACTACAATGTAATTGCCGGGCAGGCTACGGCCGCCAAAGAACTCCTGGAGGAAGTGCCCGATCTGGATATGATCGTTGCTCCTGTGGGAGGGGGTGGTCTGCTAAGTGGGACAGCCCTGTGGAGCCATTATGCGGGAAGCGGTGTGAAGGTATTCGGAGCAGAACCTCAGGCCGTCGACGATGCATTCCGCTCTATGCATGCCGGATCCATCCAGGGGAATACTTCAACCAATACCCTCGCAGACGGACTCAAGACAACCCTGGGAGAATATACCTTCCCGTTGATCAAAAAATACGTCTCAGAAATATTGACGGTCAGTGAACCAGAAATAATTGATGCAATGGCTATGCTATGGAAGCGGCTCAAACTGGTGACGGAACCTTCCGGGTCGGTGCCATTTGCTGCCGTACTGAAACATACTCAGCAATTTGCCGGAAAACGGATCGGTATTATATTGTCCGGTGGAAATGTGGACATGGAGAACCTGCCCTTCGCTCGATAG
- a CDS encoding SLC13/DASS family transporter: MLKKTGLWVGLVFVAMTLVLPPPGGLSPAAWHAVGVTLLMAVWWMTEAISIFMTALVPLALFPLLGVLSASETAENYGHNYVLMLLGGFFIARAIEYQGLHRRIALYIIRHIGTSRRKLILSFMIATAFLSLWIANVAVVLMLLPIAMALIVKDESAASGSRFGLAMMLSIAYAASIGGTGSLIGTPPNMVLAGLITELYPGAPEISFFTWLKAGLPVVILGLPLLWLFMIWYFRISGRFEESEEIIEEQWNELGPISKGERRVLILFTITALGWIFRRTIDFGWFVIPGWSDLLEITNMVHDSTVAIAGALALFMISDGAGHKLLTWKEASQVPWGVVLIVGGGYALASAFGETGLAVWIGGHLSFIGALPPWMILLAVVTIMVFLTEINSNTATANIFLPVWASMALAGQVNPLILMIPATIACSFAFMLPSGTGTNAVVFASGRVRIPDMARCGFQLNLLSILFLTLVLYFIIVPLLGLEVSLPGWAQ; the protein is encoded by the coding sequence ATGTTAAAAAAGACAGGCTTGTGGGTGGGATTGGTTTTTGTGGCGATGACCTTGGTTTTACCTCCGCCCGGAGGGCTGTCACCAGCGGCCTGGCATGCGGTAGGGGTAACCCTTCTGATGGCTGTATGGTGGATGACGGAAGCCATTTCCATATTTATGACGGCACTCGTTCCCCTGGCTTTATTTCCTCTTCTTGGTGTGTTATCCGCCTCCGAAACGGCAGAAAATTACGGGCACAATTATGTATTGATGCTACTGGGAGGTTTTTTTATTGCCCGTGCCATTGAATACCAGGGTCTGCATCGCAGGATTGCCCTATACATCATTCGTCATATCGGAACCAGTCGCCGGAAGTTGATCCTTAGCTTCATGATTGCCACGGCTTTTTTATCTCTCTGGATAGCCAATGTGGCGGTTGTGCTCATGCTGTTGCCGATTGCCATGGCTTTGATCGTAAAGGATGAATCAGCGGCATCCGGCTCCCGGTTTGGACTGGCAATGATGTTGTCAATTGCTTATGCCGCATCCATCGGAGGCACCGGATCCCTGATCGGTACGCCGCCCAATATGGTATTGGCCGGATTGATCACCGAGCTGTACCCGGGAGCTCCGGAGATCAGTTTTTTCACCTGGCTGAAGGCCGGGTTGCCAGTCGTCATACTGGGTTTGCCCTTGTTATGGCTTTTTATGATCTGGTATTTTCGCATCAGCGGAAGATTTGAAGAAAGCGAAGAAATCATTGAAGAACAATGGAATGAACTTGGGCCCATATCCAAAGGTGAACGCCGGGTACTCATTCTGTTTACTATTACAGCCTTAGGCTGGATATTCCGGAGAACCATTGATTTTGGTTGGTTTGTGATCCCAGGGTGGTCTGATCTGCTCGAGATAACCAATATGGTTCACGATTCTACCGTTGCCATTGCAGGAGCTTTGGCCTTGTTTATGATCTCAGATGGTGCCGGACACAAATTGTTGACCTGGAAGGAAGCATCCCAGGTGCCCTGGGGGGTGGTACTTATCGTGGGCGGTGGATACGCATTGGCATCAGCCTTTGGGGAGACCGGTCTGGCGGTCTGGATCGGAGGTCATCTGAGCTTCATCGGCGCCTTGCCTCCCTGGATGATCCTCCTGGCGGTAGTCACTATCATGGTTTTTCTGACGGAGATCAATTCCAATACCGCCACTGCCAATATCTTTTTGCCCGTTTGGGCTTCAATGGCTCTGGCCGGTCAGGTTAACCCGTTGATATTGATGATCCCTGCCACCATAGCCTGTTCGTTCGCTTTTATGCTGCCTTCAGGTACAGGTACCAATGCTGTGGTGTTTGCCAGCGGAAGGGTGCGGATTCCGGATATGGCACGTTGCGGCTTTCAGCTGAACCTGCTGAGTATTTTGTTTCTGACCCTGGTTTTATACTTCATCATCGTGCCACTGCTAGGTCTTGAAGTCAGTCTGCCTGGATGGGCACAATAG
- the nhaD gene encoding sodium:proton antiporter NhaD: protein MITLVIIVFILGYVTIVFEHPLKLDKTVPALIMGALCWALISYGHLQVYDDNHQASDLSAVLLHHIGKVAEILIFLLGAMTIVELIDLHNGFAVITNRIKTTSKKTMLWIIVILAFFLSATLDNLASTIVLVSLLRRLVPHKEERIWFVCMAVIGANAGGAWSPIGDVTTTMLWIGNKVSSLGLIEHLVLPSLVCVVLPAFVASFMKPFKGKIKLIHGNASAEAQQEKLLSSKTMLIVGVGALIFVPIFKAITHLPPYVGMMLGLGVVWLVSEYIHPEEDFTNERKHLYSAHTALSRIELSSILFFLGILVAVASLESLGTLLHLAEFLDAKIPNQNLVILVLGYASAVIDNVPLVAATMGMYTFPTDSAIWHFIAYSAGTGGSMLIIGSAAGVAAMGMERIDFIWYLKKVSWLAMLGFLGGAVTFILISMVF, encoded by the coding sequence ATGATAACACTTGTAATTATTGTTTTTATCCTCGGATACGTAACCATTGTATTTGAGCACCCATTAAAGCTGGACAAAACTGTACCGGCTCTGATTATGGGAGCCCTCTGCTGGGCTCTTATTTCGTATGGTCATCTTCAGGTATATGATGACAATCATCAGGCCAGTGATCTGAGCGCTGTCCTGTTACATCACATCGGGAAAGTTGCAGAGATCCTTATTTTTCTGTTAGGAGCAATGACCATTGTGGAATTAATTGATCTCCACAATGGATTTGCCGTTATCACCAACCGGATCAAAACGACAAGTAAGAAGACAATGCTCTGGATCATCGTTATCCTGGCATTCTTCCTTTCCGCCACACTGGACAACCTTGCTTCCACCATCGTGCTGGTGTCCCTTTTGCGCCGGCTGGTGCCTCATAAAGAGGAACGCATCTGGTTTGTCTGCATGGCTGTGATCGGTGCAAATGCCGGTGGAGCCTGGTCTCCTATCGGCGATGTAACCACCACCATGTTATGGATCGGCAACAAGGTTTCTTCACTGGGACTGATAGAACATCTGGTCCTGCCATCCCTGGTCTGTGTGGTACTTCCTGCATTTGTGGCTTCTTTCATGAAGCCGTTTAAAGGGAAGATCAAACTAATCCATGGTAATGCCAGCGCTGAGGCTCAACAAGAAAAATTACTGAGCAGCAAAACCATGCTCATCGTGGGTGTGGGCGCACTGATATTTGTTCCCATTTTCAAGGCGATAACCCACCTGCCTCCTTACGTAGGAATGATGCTGGGATTAGGAGTTGTATGGCTGGTATCCGAATACATCCATCCGGAAGAGGATTTCACCAATGAACGCAAGCACCTGTATTCCGCACACACCGCACTGTCAAGGATCGAACTGTCCAGCATCCTGTTTTTTCTGGGGATCCTGGTCGCCGTTGCATCACTGGAATCTTTGGGCACCCTGTTGCATCTTGCTGAATTCCTCGATGCCAAAATACCGAATCAGAACCTGGTCATCCTGGTATTGGGTTATGCCTCTGCGGTCATTGATAATGTACCTTTAGTTGCGGCTACCATGGGGATGTACACCTTCCCAACAGATAGCGCGATCTGGCATTTCATCGCATATTCTGCAGGTACCGGTGGCAGTATGCTGATCATTGGCAGCGCCGCAGGCGTGGCAGCCATGGGCATGGAGCGGATTGATTTCATCTGGTATCTAAAAAAGGTGTCCTGGCTGGCTATGCTGGGATTCCTTGGTGGTGCCGTGACCTTTATCCTGATATCAATGGTATTCTAG
- the dusB gene encoding tRNA dihydrouridine synthase DusB, whose product MVSIGTVQLGEFPLLLAPMEDVSDPPFRALCKQEGCDMMYTEFISVEGLIRDADKSIKKLDIYDDERPIGIQIFGAELDSMVQAAEIVEEAKPEVLDINFGCPVKKVVCKEAGAGILLNIDKMVRLTEAIVKSTSLPVTVKTRLGWDQNTIRIVEVAERLQDVGIQALSIHGRTRAQMYKGEADWSWIRKVKENTSITIPIFGNGDVDSPEKALEYKQKYGVDGIMIGRASIGNPWVFKQIKHFLKTGEHLPEPDLATRVDMVRNHLLKSIQWKGEKLGILEMRRHYSNYFRNIPHSKSYRTTLVNSLDQLELLSVLDEMEMHLLEEIS is encoded by the coding sequence ATGGTATCAATAGGTACGGTTCAATTGGGAGAATTCCCTTTATTGCTGGCTCCAATGGAGGATGTGAGTGATCCTCCATTCCGTGCATTGTGCAAGCAGGAAGGATGTGACATGATGTATACGGAGTTTATCAGCGTTGAAGGTCTGATCCGTGACGCCGATAAAAGCATCAAAAAATTGGATATCTACGACGATGAAAGGCCTATTGGGATTCAGATCTTTGGTGCAGAACTGGACTCCATGGTGCAGGCCGCTGAAATTGTAGAAGAAGCCAAACCCGAAGTCCTGGATATCAATTTTGGCTGTCCGGTAAAAAAGGTGGTTTGTAAAGAAGCCGGAGCCGGGATCCTGCTGAACATTGATAAGATGGTCAGGTTAACGGAAGCTATTGTCAAATCTACCAGTTTGCCAGTCACTGTGAAGACCAGGTTAGGATGGGATCAAAATACCATCAGGATCGTAGAAGTGGCAGAGCGGTTGCAGGATGTAGGAATACAAGCGCTGTCCATCCACGGCCGGACCAGGGCGCAGATGTACAAAGGCGAAGCGGACTGGAGCTGGATTCGCAAAGTCAAGGAAAACACGAGCATTACAATACCCATTTTTGGTAATGGTGATGTTGACAGCCCGGAAAAGGCGCTTGAATACAAACAAAAATATGGTGTCGATGGCATCATGATCGGTCGTGCCAGCATCGGGAATCCATGGGTTTTTAAACAAATAAAACACTTCCTGAAGACCGGTGAACATCTGCCGGAACCGGACCTCGCTACCCGGGTTGACATGGTCCGTAACCATTTGTTGAAATCCATCCAATGGAAAGGGGAGAAGCTGGGTATTTTGGAAATGCGCCGGCACTACAGCAACTATTTTCGGAACATTCCCCATAGTAAGTCCTACCGGACCACGCTGGTCAATTCATTGGATCAGCTTGAGCTGTTATCGGTGCTGGACGAAATGGAAATGCATTTATTGGAAGAGATAAGTTAG
- a CDS encoding HD domain-containing protein, with amino-acid sequence MIFDIKPYERRIFELVQDAGSELGYEVYVVGGFVRDRLLGLESKDMDIVCIGSGIRLAEQVASKLSPTPKVVTFNRFGTAMIRHKNTEIEFVGARKESYRADSRKPIVEEGTLEDDQNRRDFTINALAVSLNEHNFGEILDPFHGLQHLEEKRIKTPLEPGKTFSDDPLRMMRAIRFSCQLDFEIDPETYKAIGVYRNRINIVSKERITIELEKILASSTPSQGFIKLFDTGLLEIIFPELTALQGVEIQRGIGHKDNFYHTLQVVDNVARKSSNIWLRWAALLHDIAKPPTKRFHPQAGWTFHGHEALGAAMVPRIFKRLRLPLDHKMKYVQKLVLLHLRPIALTKAEITDSAVRRLLFDAGDEIEDLLILCEADITSKNEAKVRTYLQNIENLRERLNAVEEKDRLRNFQPPVSGELIMQTFGIGPSKEVGIIKAAIREAILEGEINNNYEEAFAYMMKEAEKLNLVPIS; translated from the coding sequence GTGATTTTTGATATCAAACCATACGAACGCAGGATCTTTGAGCTGGTCCAGGATGCCGGCAGTGAGCTGGGATATGAGGTCTATGTGGTAGGAGGATTTGTACGGGACCGCCTGCTGGGCCTGGAATCCAAAGACATGGATATTGTTTGCATAGGAAGCGGCATCCGTCTTGCTGAACAGGTAGCATCCAAATTGTCACCAACACCCAAAGTGGTTACGTTTAACCGGTTTGGAACCGCTATGATCAGGCATAAGAATACCGAAATCGAGTTTGTCGGCGCCAGGAAAGAATCCTACCGAGCTGACTCCCGGAAGCCCATCGTCGAAGAAGGCACTCTGGAGGATGATCAGAACCGGCGTGATTTTACCATCAATGCACTGGCCGTAAGTCTTAATGAACACAACTTTGGTGAGATCCTGGATCCTTTCCATGGTTTACAGCACCTGGAGGAGAAACGCATAAAAACACCACTGGAGCCGGGAAAGACATTTTCGGATGATCCGTTGCGGATGATGCGTGCCATCCGGTTTTCCTGTCAGCTGGACTTTGAGATCGACCCGGAGACGTATAAAGCGATTGGTGTGTACCGGAACCGGATCAATATTGTTTCCAAAGAGCGGATAACCATCGAACTGGAAAAGATCCTCGCTTCATCGACACCTTCCCAGGGCTTTATCAAACTTTTTGATACCGGATTGCTTGAAATCATATTTCCTGAACTTACCGCACTTCAGGGCGTCGAGATACAGCGAGGCATCGGCCACAAGGACAATTTTTACCACACCTTGCAGGTCGTGGACAATGTTGCCCGCAAATCATCCAACATCTGGCTGCGGTGGGCTGCATTGTTACACGATATCGCCAAGCCTCCTACCAAGCGATTTCACCCGCAGGCCGGATGGACCTTTCATGGTCATGAAGCATTGGGAGCAGCGATGGTACCCAGGATCTTCAAACGGCTTCGACTGCCGTTGGATCATAAGATGAAATATGTGCAGAAACTGGTATTACTTCATCTGCGGCCCATCGCTTTGACCAAGGCGGAGATAACCGATTCTGCCGTGCGCCGCTTACTCTTTGATGCCGGGGACGAGATTGAGGACCTCCTCATTCTCTGTGAAGCAGACATTACCAGTAAGAATGAGGCAAAGGTGCGGACGTATCTGCAAAACATAGAAAACCTGCGGGAAAGACTGAATGCCGTAGAAGAAAAGGACCGGCTGCGCAATTTCCAACCACCCGTATCTGGCGAATTAATCATGCAAACTTTTGGCATTGGGCCCAGCAAAGAGGTCGGTATCATCAAAGCGGCCATTCGCGAAGCCATTCTGGAAGGAGAAATCAATAATAATTACGAGGAAGCTTTTGCTTATATGATGAAGGAAGCAGAAAAGCTAAATTTGGTCCCGATTAGTTAA
- a CDS encoding FKBP-type peptidyl-prolyl cis-trans isomerase: MKKHFLLVVLAALTMLASGCLKLEDQSAKDEKAIMDYIEKEGLVMEKDPSGLYYRIDDEGSGSNPTIYNTVTVNYKGYLLNGSVFDETAGSPVSFPLANLIPGWQIGIPLIKKGGSILLIVPSELGYGTRNTGSIPANSVLVFEIQLVNIK, translated from the coding sequence ATGAAGAAACATTTTCTGCTGGTGGTTCTGGCCGCCTTAACGATGCTTGCCAGTGGTTGCCTCAAACTGGAAGACCAGTCGGCCAAGGACGAAAAGGCCATTATGGATTATATTGAAAAGGAAGGGCTGGTCATGGAAAAAGATCCTTCCGGACTATATTACCGGATAGATGACGAAGGTTCCGGTTCAAATCCTACCATCTACAACACGGTTACCGTTAATTACAAAGGGTATTTGTTAAATGGCTCAGTCTTTGACGAAACCGCCGGCAGTCCGGTTTCTTTCCCGCTTGCCAATCTGATCCCGGGGTGGCAAATCGGAATCCCCTTAATCAAGAAAGGTGGGAGTATACTCCTCATCGTACCCTCTGAATTGGGTTACGGAACCCGAAATACAGGAAGTATTCCCGCCAACAGCGTACTCGTATTTGAAATTCAACTGGTTAACATCAAGTGA
- the arsC gene encoding arsenate reductase (glutaredoxin) (This arsenate reductase requires both glutathione and glutaredoxin to convert arsenate to arsenite, after which the efflux transporter formed by ArsA and ArsB can extrude the arsenite from the cell, providing resistance.) produces MAEVTLWHNPRCTKSRAALKLLEEKGIHPTIRLYLVDPPDARTLQRILRLLKIRAEDLVRKNEPIYKEHFKGKILTDEAWIQVLLKYPRLIQRPIVIYGRKAKIGRPPEKLLDLF; encoded by the coding sequence ATGGCAGAAGTGACCTTATGGCACAATCCACGCTGTACGAAAAGCCGGGCTGCCCTGAAATTACTGGAAGAAAAGGGAATTCATCCCACGATCCGGTTGTACCTGGTAGATCCTCCCGATGCCAGGACCCTGCAAAGAATCCTGAGATTATTAAAGATCCGTGCTGAAGATCTGGTCCGCAAAAATGAACCCATTTACAAAGAACATTTCAAAGGCAAAATCCTGACCGATGAAGCGTGGATCCAGGTACTGCTTAAATATCCGCGTCTTATCCAGCGACCGATCGTGATCTATGGAAGAAAGGCTAAAATCGGCAGACCACCTGAAAAGTTATTGGATCTGTTCTGA
- a CDS encoding pyridoxal phosphate-dependent aminotransferase, translating to MCPQLSSRSHLLPESPFRQLLPYAETAKKKGVDVIHLNIGQPDIPSPAAALEAIHEAFYDKLPYSHALGIESLRERFAAYYSETSQTVHPSDVIITNGSSEGLYFVLFSLLEAKDEVLVFEPYYANYSGFAVMADVSLRAVTLHVENNFDLPPNEVIEQSITPRTKAILFTNPCNPTGRVYEYEELKRLGELAIKYDLLFIVDEVYRVFSFAKACPSVLEIPELRDRCIVIDSISKRYSACGARVGTIVCCNPQLLTGIDRLCKLRLSAPFVGQLFAQAALEDTSDYMQKVKKAYQRRRDLVYNRLSQMPGVETYLPEGAFYGFVKLPVENAFHFCQWLLERFSYQGQTVMMAHGAAFYLTPGMGINEVRLAYMASEERLHQAMDCIEVALQQYPHTTLSPAVVQVTAR from the coding sequence ATGTGTCCTCAACTTTCATCACGTTCTCACCTTCTTCCAGAATCGCCCTTCCGCCAGCTTTTGCCATACGCGGAAACAGCGAAAAAGAAAGGAGTGGATGTGATCCACCTGAATATCGGACAGCCAGACATCCCGTCACCGGCTGCAGCTCTGGAAGCGATTCATGAGGCATTTTATGATAAACTACCTTATTCCCATGCACTGGGCATTGAATCATTGCGTGAACGGTTTGCCGCCTATTACTCGGAGACCAGCCAGACGGTACACCCATCAGATGTAATCATAACCAATGGATCTTCCGAGGGCCTGTACTTTGTGCTGTTCAGCTTACTGGAAGCAAAAGATGAGGTGCTTGTTTTTGAACCCTATTATGCCAATTATTCGGGCTTCGCGGTAATGGCTGATGTGTCCCTGAGGGCAGTTACCCTGCATGTGGAGAACAACTTTGACCTGCCACCTAATGAGGTCATCGAGCAGTCCATCACACCCCGGACAAAAGCAATCCTGTTTACCAACCCCTGCAACCCTACCGGCCGTGTCTATGAGTATGAGGAGTTAAAACGACTGGGTGAACTGGCGATTAAATACGACCTGCTCTTTATCGTGGATGAAGTCTATCGCGTTTTCAGTTTTGCCAAAGCCTGCCCTTCCGTATTGGAAATTCCTGAACTGCGGGATCGTTGCATTGTTATCGATAGTATTTCCAAGCGCTACAGCGCTTGTGGAGCCCGTGTCGGCACCATTGTTTGTTGTAATCCACAATTATTAACCGGTATTGACCGGTTATGCAAGCTCAGGTTAAGCGCGCCTTTCGTCGGTCAATTGTTTGCCCAGGCCGCACTGGAGGATACCAGTGATTACATGCAGAAAGTCAAAAAAGCTTATCAGCGCAGAAGAGACCTGGTCTACAACCGTTTAAGTCAGATGCCGGGAGTTGAAACCTATCTGCCGGAAGGAGCCTTTTATGGGTTTGTCAAACTTCCGGTTGAAAATGCCTTTCATTTCTGTCAATGGCTCTTGGAACGTTTCTCTTATCAGGGCCAAACGGTGATGATGGCGCACGGTGCGGCATTTTACCTCACACCCGGCATGGGTATCAATGAGGTGCGGCTGGCGTATATGGCTTCCGAAGAACGCCTGCATCAGGCAATGGATTGTATTGAAGTTGCCTTACAGCAATATCCCCATACCACATTGTCACCAGCTGTTGTCCAGGTTACTGCACGGTAA
- a CDS encoding Crp/Fnr family transcriptional regulator: MSTHILEKEQIKNIIRNHFPILYQEELVEELARESTLVEFKAGDTMLDYGEFVRSVPLVYKGSIKVVRQDPEGNELFLYYLLSGESCAASFSCCLMQKRSEIKTIAEEDACIIAIPLLAADTWMGKYPVWRNFVLRMYDQRIYDLIDTIDRIAFSNMDQQLMDYLHEKARVIGSNSLSITHQDIANDLHASREAVSRLLKKMEKEKLLSLGRNRIELNR, from the coding sequence ATGTCTACACATATACTGGAGAAAGAACAAATCAAAAACATCATTCGCAATCATTTTCCCATTCTTTATCAGGAGGAGTTGGTTGAGGAGCTTGCCCGCGAATCGACCCTGGTTGAATTTAAGGCCGGGGACACTATGCTGGATTATGGTGAATTTGTCCGGTCCGTCCCACTGGTCTACAAAGGGTCCATTAAAGTGGTACGCCAGGATCCGGAGGGTAATGAATTGTTTTTGTATTACCTGTTGTCAGGAGAATCCTGTGCCGCTTCTTTCAGTTGCTGTCTGATGCAGAAACGCAGTGAGATCAAGACCATCGCAGAGGAAGATGCGTGTATTATCGCTATTCCACTGTTGGCTGCAGATACCTGGATGGGAAAGTATCCGGTGTGGCGAAATTTCGTCCTCAGAATGTACGATCAGCGGATCTACGACCTCATCGATACCATCGATCGCATCGCCTTCTCCAATATGGACCAACAGCTCATGGATTATTTGCATGAAAAGGCCCGTGTGATCGGATCCAACTCATTATCCATCACACACCAGGATATCGCCAACGACCTTCACGCTTCCCGGGAAGCGGTATCCAGATTACTAAAGAAAATGGAAAAGGAAAAGTTGCTCTCACTGGGACGCAACCGCATTGAGCTCAATCGGTAA
- a CDS encoding MBL fold metallo-hydrolase — MKVQQIYTGCLAEAAYYIESEGEAVVIDPLREVQPYLDKAKEDGARIKYVLETHFHADFVSGHLDLAKKTGAAIVYGPTAQPAFNAHIAVDGEVLKVGKVSIKVLHTPGHTMESSTYLLRDEHGKDYAIFTGDTLFLGDVGRPDLAIKQGEITREDLAGFLFDSLRNKIMPLADEVIVYPGHGAGSACGKKMSKETTGTVGQQKAMNYALRTDMSRKEFIKEVTEGLVDPPQYFPKNAVMNKMGYESFDEVTDRGLQALSPRAFRVAWEGEEALVLDARSAISYAQEHIPGSIFIGLDGSFAPWVGTLITDLKQKILFIADAGTEEEVVTRLARVGYDFAIGYLDGGVQAWKAAGFETDKVEEVEGYVYATTYKDHDTNLLDVRRASEFDAQHVRGALNFPLDFINKNMAQLDRNRKYYVQCASGYRSVIAISILKARGFEQLVNVRGGINELALTDIPMTEFVEQSTEL; from the coding sequence ATGAAAGTACAACAGATCTATACCGGATGCCTGGCTGAGGCCGCATATTATATTGAAAGTGAAGGTGAAGCAGTGGTCATCGACCCATTGCGTGAAGTTCAACCCTATCTCGATAAAGCAAAAGAAGACGGAGCCAGGATCAAATATGTTCTGGAAACCCACTTCCACGCAGATTTTGTAAGCGGTCACCTGGATCTGGCAAAGAAAACCGGAGCAGCCATTGTTTATGGCCCAACAGCACAACCGGCATTCAATGCGCATATAGCTGTGGATGGAGAGGTCCTGAAGGTAGGAAAGGTTTCTATTAAAGTGTTACACACTCCGGGGCATACCATGGAAAGCAGTACTTATTTGCTGCGCGACGAGCATGGGAAGGATTATGCGATATTCACGGGTGATACATTGTTTCTGGGGGATGTGGGACGTCCGGACCTGGCGATCAAACAAGGAGAAATTACCCGTGAAGACCTGGCTGGGTTCCTGTTTGACAGCCTTCGGAATAAAATCATGCCATTGGCTGATGAAGTGATTGTTTACCCTGGACATGGTGCTGGTTCTGCCTGTGGTAAAAAAATGAGTAAAGAAACCACCGGTACCGTGGGGCAACAAAAAGCGATGAATTATGCGTTGCGGACCGACATGAGTCGCAAGGAATTTATCAAAGAAGTTACCGAGGGTCTGGTGGATCCTCCGCAGTATTTCCCGAAAAATGCTGTAATGAACAAAATGGGTTATGAGTCTTTTGATGAAGTGACCGATCGTGGATTACAAGCTTTATCCCCCCGTGCATTCCGGGTTGCCTGGGAAGGAGAAGAAGCCCTGGTTTTAGATGCGCGTTCTGCCATATCCTATGCACAGGAGCATATTCCGGGATCGATTTTTATTGGATTGGATGGATCATTTGCACCGTGGGTCGGAACCTTGATCACCGACTTGAAACAGAAAATACTATTCATCGCCGATGCGGGAACAGAGGAGGAGGTGGTTACCCGTTTGGCCCGGGTAGGTTACGACTTTGCTATCGGATATCTTGATGGTGGAGTACAGGCCTGGAAAGCGGCTGGTTTTGAAACCGATAAGGTTGAAGAAGTGGAAGGCTACGTATATGCCACCACATACAAAGACCACGACACCAATCTGCTGGATGTCCGCAGGGCCAGTGAATTCGATGCTCAGCATGTCCGTGGGGCGCTGAACTTCCCGTTGGATTTTATCAACAAAAATATGGCTCAGCTGGATCGCAACCGTAAGTACTATGTTCAGTGCGCCAGTGGTTATCGATCGGTCATCGCCATATCGATCCTGAAAGCCAGAGGCTTTGAGCAACTGGTAAATGTACGCGGGGGTATTAATGAACTTGCACTGACCGATATCCCGATGACTGAATTTGTCGAGCAAAGTACAGAATTGTAA